One Spinacia oleracea cultivar Varoflay chromosome 4, BTI_SOV_V1, whole genome shotgun sequence DNA segment encodes these proteins:
- the LOC110805122 gene encoding uncharacterized protein: MSAFRAPCPANSVLYNRTLCACAPGYLFNATANNCALFTINPSEFVVNSGVDYSISFPETIFSFDQIKKFTQSQAVFLEATAVLLVSWLLFCVFLRFRKLGDGKSIWFQMRWWISRLDVCFATRHWLEDQKVVRKRKTELGGAFSIASWILFLGLFSALLYQIISKRSVEVHNLRATNAPDLVSFVNEFEFNITTISSMSCAQLRGLGTIFLSNPGSIDYRIAPLSSFANYSCLNTTHGPTISLRCNNCPLGRDNVYVSWQFIDLPSQPASAVAFEFNLSARNPAQKKHMSVVSGVVRSGTDLNDMPLAFRGGDTNVLKFNLFPRVYQNLHNLKLVQPLFHEFVPGSFAGDANALQASLQNPNNGLINTTVLISFLSDYIVEIDNQNILGPVSFLADLGGLYCISIGIFFYLLVQCEYRIKRLRNEDQVFRNIRSRHRAKAHWDTLRKYVKYTWGPSSLLEENYNFSSDACCGCARGTPRKNAESLHRRSRQEISLRAISFDKKDSSHKGKVGKRLSEPVKSLEDDNIPLPPALPESNGNSTVDVSDIQKNLQDLYEYNTMLREKLVNTQSMLRALKTKYPAMASDDQT; the protein is encoded by the exons ATGTCAGCTTTCAGAGCTCCATGTCCTGCAAATTCAGTCCTATACAACAGAACCCTTTGTGCTTGTGCACCTGGGTATCTATTCAATGCCACAGCCAATAACTGTGCATTATTCACAATCAATCCTTCAGAGTTTGTTGTGAATTCTGGGGTTGATTACTCAATTTCATTCCCAGAAACGATCTTCTCTTTTGACCAAATTAAGAAGTTTACTCAGTCTCAAGCTGTGTTCTTAGAAGCAACTGCAGTTTTGCTGGTTTCTTGGCTGTTATTCTGTGTGTTTCTTAGGTTTCGCAAGTTGGGTGATGGAAAGAGTATTTGGTTCCAGATGAGATGGTGGATTAGTCGCCTTGATGTTTGCTTTGCTACTAGGCATTGGCTG GAGGATCAGAAGGTTGTTAGGAAGAGAAAAACTGAACTTGGAGGAGCATTCTCCATTGCCAGTTGGATACTTTTCCTTGGTCTGTTCTCGGC GCTTCTGTATCAAATCATATCCAAAAGAAGTGTGGAGGTGCATAATCTCAGGGCAACAAATGCTCCTGATCTAGTATCTTTTGTGAATGAGTTTGAGTTCAACATTACAACCATTTCTAGCATGAGTTGTGCTCAATTGCGCGGTCTTGGTACTATATTTTTAAGCAACCCTGGTTCCATTGACTATCGCATAGCACCTCTGTCAAGCTTTGCCAACTATTCTTGCCTTAACACTACCCATGGACCAACAATAAGTTTAAGATGCAACAATTGCCCTCTTGGACGGGACAATGTATACGTCTCGTGGCAATTTATTGACTTGCCCAGTCAACCTGCCAGTGCAGTTGCATTTGAATTCAATCTTTCAGCAAGAAACCCTGCACAGAAGAAACATATGAGCGTAGTCAGTGGTGTGGTGAGAAGTGGAACTGATTTGAATGATATGCCTTTAGCGTTCAGAGGCGGGGATACAAATGTATTGAAGTTCAATTTGTTTCCCAGAGTATATCAGAATCTACATAATCTAAAGCTTGTCCAACCTCTGTTCCATGAGTTTGTTCCGGGTTCCTTCGCAGGAGATGCAAATGCTCTTCAAGCGTCTCTTCAAAATCCGAATAATGGATTAATTAATACCACAGTGCTCATCAGTTTCCTCTCTGACTACATTGTTGAGATCGATAATCAGAATATATTGGGACCTG TGAGCTTCCTTGCAGATCTTGGTGGTCTTTACTGCATAAGTATTGGGATTTTCTTCTACCTTTTGGTGCAA TGTGAATATAGGATCAAAAGACTACGCAATGAAGATCAGGTTTTCAGGAACATCAGAAGTCGGCATAGAGCTAAGGCTCATTGGGATACG ttaagaaaatatgtaaaGTATACATGGGGCCCTAGCTCATTACTTGAAGAGAATTATAACTTTAGCAGTGACGCATGCTGTGGTTGTGCTAGGGGTACCCCACGCAAAAATGCTGAATCGTTACACAGAAGGAGTCGTCAAGAAATTAGTTTGCGTGCCATTAGTTTTGACAAGAAAGATAGTTCACATAAGGGAAAG GTTGGAAAACGTTTGTCAGAACCTGTAAAAAGCTTAGAAGATGACAATATTCCTCTACCACCAGCTTTACCTG AATCTAATGGAAATTCTACAGTTGATGTGTCTGATATCCAAAAGAACCTTCAAGATCTATACGAATATAACACAATGTTAAGGGAGAAATTGGTCAATACACAATCTATGCTTCGTGCTTTAAAAACCAAGTATCCAGCCATGGCATCAGATGACCAAACGTGA